Below is a genomic region from Hyalangium gracile.
GACTACGCGGGAGCGCTGGAGCACTACCGGCGAGCGCTGGCGATAGGTGAGAAGGCGCTCGGCAAGGACCACCCCACTGCCCGAGTCATCCGCTCGAATCTTGAGTCGGTGTCGCCTCAATAGCGTGATTCATGGAACTCTGAGTATCGCGGCTCTCTGATGAGGCATCCATCCGCAGATGCGCCGATAGGAAGGATGGGGGCACTGCTGCGGGGAGCAGCCCGGGGCACCGCGGGGCAAGAGGGCTGCTGGAGGGGGCCCCCAAGCCGATGCGCCTGGCCGCTGGAGCGGCCGTGCAGCCCCCTTCAGGCACACCCCTGCCAACACCGTGCTCCCAGAGGGACTCGGCCAAAGGCTGGCGCGCCTTGGCTACGGCTGGAGTGCGTTCACCCCCACCACGCGCTCTGGGGGGGCCCCCGCGCCGGGAAAAGCCTCGGCGGCTGCCAGGGCAGTGCCAGGTGCTCCAATATCGCCCGCACTGCCTGCCGCCCCGTCAGGTACGCCAGAACCCTGCGCCGGCCCCCACACCGCGGGCAGCAGAACACTTCCAGCGCGAAGGTACGACGCAGAAGCCCGGCCCAATCCACCCTCGGCGCTCGCTCCTTTCTCGGCTCCTGCCTCGCGGG
It encodes:
- a CDS encoding tetratricopeptide repeat protein produces the protein DYAGALEHYRRALAIGEKALGKDHPTARVIRSNLESVSPQ